The Flavobacterium piscisymbiosum genome includes a region encoding these proteins:
- a CDS encoding alpha-ketoglutarate-dependent dioxygenase AlkB family protein, with translation MDLFNPETDETTNLLPKDGTVNYYGKLFSREESNRYLDLLLNTIEWKNDEAIIFGKLILTKRKVAWYGDSGFEYTYSNTTKKALPWTKELLELKAVIEQETGETFNSCLLNLYHSGDEGMAWHSDAEKDLKKNGAIGSVSFGAERKFAFKHKETKETVSLILEHGSLLVMKDETQTHWLHRLPPTKTTSKPRVNLTFRTIVSQ, from the coding sequence ATGGACTTATTTAATCCCGAAACTGACGAAACGACGAACCTGCTTCCTAAAGACGGAACCGTAAATTACTATGGCAAATTATTTTCCAGAGAAGAATCGAATCGTTACTTGGATCTACTTTTGAATACTATTGAATGGAAAAATGACGAAGCAATTATCTTCGGAAAATTAATTCTTACGAAGCGAAAAGTTGCCTGGTACGGCGATTCGGGTTTTGAATATACGTATTCGAATACCACCAAAAAAGCGCTTCCCTGGACAAAGGAACTGCTGGAATTAAAAGCAGTTATTGAACAAGAAACAGGCGAAACCTTCAACTCTTGCCTGCTTAATTTATATCATTCCGGCGATGAAGGAATGGCGTGGCACAGCGATGCCGAAAAAGATTTAAAAAAGAATGGCGCCATTGGTTCGGTAAGTTTTGGTGCCGAAAGAAAGTTTGCTTTTAAACATAAAGAAACCAAAGAAACCGTTTCTTTAATTCTGGAACATGGCAGCTTATTGGTGATGAAAGATGAAACCCAAACGCATTGGCTACACAGATTACCGCCAACTAAAACAACATCAAAACCTCGTGTAAATTTGACTTTTAGAACGATTGTCTCACAATAG
- a CDS encoding Ada metal-binding domain-containing protein, with product MTQHNKISDSNLRNKIKNAEICFGGNQKLKIYGTLKCSSGKRMKRENRVFFLSENEARQNGFRPCGHCMKTEYQNWKNGLI from the coding sequence ATGACACAACACAATAAAATTTCAGATTCAAATCTTCGAAATAAAATTAAAAATGCGGAAATTTGCTTTGGTGGAAACCAAAAATTAAAAATCTACGGAACTTTAAAATGTTCGTCAGGAAAAAGAATGAAACGAGAAAATCGGGTTTTCTTTTTATCTGAAAATGAAGCCAGGCAAAATGGCTTCAGACCTTGCGGACATTGCATGAAAACCGAATATCAAAACTGGAAAAATGGACTTATTTAA
- a CDS encoding 2OG-Fe(II) oxygenase, whose product MQNIQSKIASLNWESITESMHENGFAIIPNVLDNEQCEDLKFDYDNPSLYRKTVVMERYRFGLGEYKYFNYPLPVLIQNIRTSIYPKLAPIANTWMKVLNINTSFPETHEKLLEQCHANNQLKATVLILKYGKSGFNTLHQDLYGDVYFPIQIVIFLNEPDEDFTGGEFVLTQQTPRAQSKVIVLKPKKGDVLVFTTNFKPVKGTKGYYRVNMKHGVSEIHSGERHTLGIIFHDALN is encoded by the coding sequence ATGCAAAATATACAATCAAAAATTGCGTCTCTTAATTGGGAAAGCATTACCGAATCTATGCATGAAAATGGGTTCGCCATTATTCCGAATGTACTAGATAACGAGCAATGTGAAGATTTAAAATTCGATTATGATAATCCCTCTTTATACCGAAAAACAGTCGTTATGGAACGTTATCGGTTTGGTTTGGGCGAATATAAATACTTTAATTATCCGTTGCCGGTTTTAATTCAAAACATTCGTACATCGATTTATCCTAAACTTGCACCAATCGCAAATACCTGGATGAAAGTTTTAAATATAAACACCAGTTTTCCTGAAACTCACGAAAAATTACTGGAACAATGTCATGCCAACAATCAGCTAAAAGCGACTGTTTTGATTTTAAAATATGGCAAAAGTGGTTTTAATACCTTACATCAGGATTTATATGGCGATGTTTATTTTCCTATTCAAATAGTAATTTTTCTCAACGAACCTGATGAAGATTTTACCGGTGGCGAATTTGTTTTAACACAGCAAACACCAAGGGCACAATCGAAAGTTATTGTTCTGAAACCTAAAAAAGGAGATGTATTGGTTTTTACAACTAATTTCAAACCTGTAAAAGGTACAAAAGGTTATTATCGTGTGAATATGAAACATGGCGTGAGCGAAATTCATTCTGGTGAGCGACATACGCTGGGGATTATTTTTCATGATGCGTTAAATTGA
- a CDS encoding bifunctional helix-turn-helix domain-containing protein/methylated-DNA--[protein]-cysteine S-methyltransferase — MNTQENINYNRIADAIDYIKTNFKEQPNLDEVAEKVHLSPFHFQRLFTEWAGTSPKKFLQYISVEHAKKILKENNKATLSDAAFDTGLSGTSRLHDLFVNIEGMTPAEYKNGGKNLEINFSFAESPFGNIIVASTNKGVCFMAFAEDEETGFENLKHKFPNAAFSRKLDLSQQNALFIFQNDWSKLSEIKLHLKGTDFQLKVWETLLKIPMGQLSTYGTIAQQIEKPNASRAVGTAIGSNPVAFLIPCHRVIQSSGTFGGYMWGNTRKTAIIGWEGAQANLII, encoded by the coding sequence ATGAACACACAGGAAAACATCAATTATAATCGAATAGCCGATGCGATCGATTATATCAAAACAAACTTTAAGGAACAACCCAACTTAGATGAGGTTGCCGAAAAAGTGCATTTAAGTCCGTTTCACTTTCAGCGCTTGTTTACCGAATGGGCAGGAACAAGTCCGAAGAAATTTTTGCAATATATTAGTGTCGAACACGCCAAGAAAATCCTAAAAGAAAATAATAAAGCTACTTTATCTGATGCCGCTTTTGACACCGGATTATCAGGAACCAGCCGTTTGCATGATTTGTTTGTAAACATCGAAGGAATGACGCCGGCAGAATATAAAAATGGTGGCAAAAACCTTGAAATTAATTTCAGTTTTGCCGAAAGTCCGTTTGGGAATATTATTGTGGCGTCGACCAATAAAGGTGTTTGCTTTATGGCTTTCGCCGAAGATGAAGAAACCGGATTTGAAAATTTAAAACACAAATTCCCAAATGCAGCATTCTCCCGAAAACTCGATTTGTCACAACAAAATGCTTTGTTTATTTTTCAAAACGACTGGAGCAAATTATCCGAAATCAAACTGCATTTAAAAGGAACTGACTTTCAACTGAAAGTTTGGGAAACTTTACTTAAAATTCCAATGGGACAACTTTCGACTTATGGAACAATCGCACAACAAATCGAGAAACCAAATGCTTCTCGTGCTGTTGGAACTGCCATTGGGAGCAATCCTGTAGCCTTTTTAATTCCGTGTCATCGAGTGATTCAATCCTCAGGAACCTTCGGCGGTTATATGTGGGGAAATACGCGCAAAACGGCTATTATTGGTTGGGAAGGCGCGCAGGCAAACCTAATAATCTAA
- a CDS encoding GNAT family N-acetyltransferase, whose amino-acid sequence MDFKKATISDLTEMQEMYIETIKWVCKNDYSPLEIDAWISGLNNVERWLKVIHAQFVLLALIDDKIVGYGTLKDGNYIDFFCVHKDFQRQGIADKVFNELELEAKKENSEIITADVSITAKPFFEKKGFVVKTKQKNIRLGVELINYKMEKSLK is encoded by the coding sequence ATGGATTTCAAAAAAGCTACGATTTCAGATTTAACAGAAATGCAGGAAATGTATATCGAGACTATAAAATGGGTTTGCAAAAACGATTACAGTCCTTTAGAGATTGATGCCTGGATTTCAGGACTAAACAATGTAGAACGCTGGCTGAAAGTTATTCATGCTCAATTTGTTTTATTAGCTCTTATTGATGATAAAATTGTAGGTTACGGAACCCTAAAAGATGGAAATTACATCGACTTTTTCTGTGTTCATAAAGATTTCCAGCGTCAGGGAATTGCTGATAAAGTTTTTAATGAATTAGAACTCGAAGCCAAAAAGGAAAACTCAGAAATCATCACAGCCGACGTAAGCATAACCGCAAAACCTTTCTTTGAGAAAAAGGGATTTGTTGTAAAAACCAAACAAAAAAATATCCGATTAGGTGTTGAGCTTATCAATTACAAAATGGAGAAAAGTTTGAAGTAG
- a CDS encoding DMT family transporter produces the protein MKNFFFLGIAIIFEIIATSALKKSEQFTQIIPSIITIVGYFAAFYFLSFAIRTIPVGIAYAIWSGVGIVLITIIGAVFFKQIPDLPAIIGLALIMIGVVVINVFSKTTAH, from the coding sequence ATGAAAAACTTCTTCTTTTTAGGAATTGCTATTATATTCGAAATCATTGCCACTTCTGCCTTAAAAAAATCGGAGCAATTTACACAGATTATCCCAAGCATTATTACGATTGTGGGTTATTTTGCAGCATTCTACTTTTTAAGTTTTGCAATTAGAACCATCCCGGTTGGTATTGCATATGCTATTTGGTCCGGAGTTGGTATTGTTTTGATTACAATTATTGGAGCCGTTTTCTTCAAGCAAATTCCTGATTTACCTGCAATAATTGGTTTGGCCTTAATTATGATTGGTGTTGTAGTTATTAATGTTTTTTCTAAAACTACGGCGCATTAG
- a CDS encoding patatin-like phospholipase family protein, protein MKKTTYLIVFLFLLCLPQIIFSQEKKPKVVLVLSGGGAKGIAHIPLLQKLDSLHIVPDLIVGNSMGSIIGGLYAMGYSGDSIEKLTKNIIWDKLFGGGQSLKSVSVEEKREFQRYLVGIGVKDKKLNSVGSLLNDQNLRELLSELTYPVYNIKDFDSLPIPFRAMATDLAEGKEVILSKGSLAYAMRASMSLPGIFKPMTYEKTVLVDGGVMNNFPTDVAKEMGADFIIGSDVGGGLEPIAKLNNLLTILTQTSMFPSNIKNPANRKLCNILVDHLPNLRFSTADFADSDEIYKDGKIATAQNLPALITLSEKLKGYTQRTHQLPNIPAEFILDTIVYKKISPENLALVLGRINLKTHVKYTTKDLIAGINRAMGTNLFDEITYSYFIKDGDKLGVTIFGHERAKNQLNTSVHYDTYRGVGIIFNYTARNVLARASRLLLSVDIAEQPKARINYQKNFGKNRDWWWSSELYGAFLRQEIYFNGKASDNVLYNAVEFNNEINRNINSLKSYFGYGLNYQYANLKPKYSREYNPNAIDITNYSLNTIELNLHYSYNDMDKVFFAENGTIMKANVTRSLLSDVYTSFNDPDQTSISGATNGYTKFGFSFEKRALLRKKITGIIGFDSYFVFEDKLKDSQISFSDFGYASKYFLGGNIPSSGSNRFSFPGLHEDELNVSQFMGLKIASQINLMGKIYLTPHFNIATVGFESFDKYINKAFSPKGKWDDGSDPSLVISGGASISYQSILGPIHFDTSWINNIDKVRLFFSVGLSFNP, encoded by the coding sequence TTGAAAAAAACAACTTATTTAATCGTCTTCTTATTTTTACTTTGCCTTCCGCAAATTATTTTTTCTCAGGAAAAGAAACCTAAAGTCGTTTTAGTATTAAGTGGTGGTGGCGCAAAAGGTATTGCACATATTCCGCTTTTGCAAAAACTTGATTCGTTGCATATCGTTCCTGATCTTATTGTTGGAAACAGTATGGGAAGCATTATAGGAGGTTTGTATGCGATGGGCTATTCTGGCGATAGTATCGAAAAATTAACCAAAAATATTATTTGGGATAAATTATTTGGCGGTGGCCAGTCGTTAAAATCTGTGAGTGTAGAAGAAAAAAGAGAATTTCAGCGGTATTTAGTTGGAATAGGTGTTAAAGACAAAAAACTAAACAGTGTTGGCTCTCTTTTAAACGATCAAAACTTAAGAGAACTGCTTTCTGAATTAACTTATCCGGTATACAATATTAAAGACTTTGACAGCCTGCCAATACCATTTAGAGCCATGGCTACCGATTTGGCCGAAGGGAAAGAAGTTATACTAAGCAAAGGAAGTCTTGCTTATGCCATGAGAGCGAGTATGTCATTGCCGGGTATTTTTAAGCCTATGACATACGAAAAAACAGTATTGGTTGATGGTGGTGTAATGAATAATTTCCCTACTGATGTTGCCAAAGAAATGGGTGCTGACTTTATTATTGGCAGTGATGTCGGCGGCGGATTGGAGCCCATCGCCAAACTGAACAATCTTTTAACGATATTAACTCAAACCAGTATGTTCCCCAGTAATATTAAGAACCCGGCAAACCGAAAACTTTGCAATATCTTAGTAGACCACTTGCCTAACTTACGTTTTTCTACAGCTGATTTTGCAGATAGTGACGAAATCTATAAAGATGGTAAAATTGCAACAGCACAAAACCTTCCAGCTTTAATTACATTATCCGAAAAATTAAAAGGATACACTCAACGAACACACCAATTACCAAACATACCCGCAGAATTTATTCTTGACACTATTGTTTACAAAAAAATAAGTCCGGAAAACCTTGCTCTGGTATTAGGAAGAATAAATCTTAAAACACATGTAAAATATACCACCAAAGATTTAATAGCAGGTATTAACCGGGCAATGGGTACGAATCTTTTTGATGAAATTACATACAGCTATTTCATCAAAGATGGCGACAAACTAGGCGTTACAATATTTGGACATGAACGCGCCAAAAACCAACTGAACACATCTGTACATTATGACACTTACCGGGGCGTAGGAATCATTTTTAATTACACCGCGAGAAATGTTCTTGCCAGAGCATCGCGTCTTCTTTTATCAGTCGATATTGCAGAACAGCCAAAAGCACGAATCAATTATCAGAAAAACTTTGGAAAAAACAGGGACTGGTGGTGGTCATCTGAACTTTATGGAGCCTTTTTAAGGCAGGAGATTTATTTTAACGGCAAAGCTTCAGATAATGTACTTTATAATGCTGTAGAATTCAATAATGAGATCAACAGAAACATAAATTCACTTAAAAGTTATTTTGGCTATGGTTTAAACTATCAATACGCCAATTTAAAACCAAAATACAGCAGAGAATACAATCCTAACGCCATCGATATCACGAATTATTCCTTAAACACTATAGAATTAAACCTGCATTATTCCTACAATGACATGGATAAAGTTTTCTTTGCTGAAAACGGAACAATTATGAAAGCAAATGTAACCAGATCCTTGTTATCAGATGTTTATACCTCTTTTAACGATCCTGATCAAACCAGTATTTCTGGTGCAACAAATGGTTATACAAAATTTGGTTTCAGCTTTGAAAAAAGAGCGCTATTAAGAAAGAAAATTACAGGAATCATTGGCTTTGATTCTTATTTTGTTTTTGAGGATAAACTAAAAGATAGCCAAATCTCATTTTCGGATTTTGGTTATGCTTCAAAATATTTCTTAGGAGGAAATATACCAAGCTCTGGCAGTAATCGTTTTTCATTTCCCGGCCTGCATGAGGACGAACTCAATGTTTCGCAATTTATGGGCTTAAAAATTGCTTCTCAAATCAATCTTATGGGAAAAATTTATCTCACTCCCCATTTTAATATCGCAACTGTGGGGTTTGAATCTTTTGATAAATACATCAATAAAGCCTTTAGTCCAAAAGGAAAATGGGATGATGGCTCAGACCCTAGCCTTGTAATATCAGGAGGAGCCTCTATTTCGTATCAATCTATTTTAGGCCCTATTCATTTTGATACTTCCTGGATAAATAATATCGACAAAGTACGATTGTTTTTTAGTGTCGGATTATCATTCAATCCATAA
- the ahcY gene encoding adenosylhomocysteinase: MSTTTTPFVAFKVKDISLAAWGRKEIELAEAEMPGLMALRAEYKDEQPLAGARIAGCLHMTIQTAVLIETLIALGAEVTWSSCNIFSTQDQAAAAIAAAGIQVYAWKGLDEQSFDWCIEQTLFFGEDRKPLNMILDDGGDLTNMVIDRFPELVPGIKGLSEETTTGVHRLYERVKAGTLPMPAININDSVTKSKFDNKYGCKESAVDAVRRATDLMLAGKRVIVCGYGDVGKGTAASFRGAGSIVTVTEIDPICALQAAMDGYEVKKLNTVIATADIIITTTGNKDIVLGEHFEQMKDKTVVCNIGHFDNEIDMAWLNKNHGASKIEIKPQVDKYTIAGKDIIILAEGRLVNLGCATGHPSFVMSNSFTNQTLAQIELWKNSAAYNNDVYMLPKHLDEKVAALHLAKLGVELETLRDDQAAYIGVPVEGPFKPEYYRY; this comes from the coding sequence ATGAGTACTACAACTACGCCTTTTGTGGCTTTCAAAGTAAAAGACATCTCTCTAGCGGCTTGGGGAAGAAAAGAAATTGAATTGGCTGAAGCTGAAATGCCAGGTTTAATGGCACTTCGCGCTGAATATAAAGACGAACAACCTCTTGCAGGTGCTCGTATCGCTGGATGTTTACACATGACGATCCAGACTGCAGTTTTAATCGAAACTTTAATCGCTCTTGGTGCAGAGGTTACTTGGTCTTCTTGTAACATTTTCTCTACTCAGGATCAGGCTGCTGCTGCTATTGCTGCTGCAGGAATTCAGGTTTATGCATGGAAAGGTCTTGATGAGCAATCATTTGACTGGTGTATTGAGCAAACTTTATTCTTTGGTGAAGACAGAAAACCATTGAACATGATCCTTGATGATGGTGGAGATTTAACTAACATGGTTATTGACCGTTTCCCAGAATTGGTTCCTGGAATCAAAGGATTGTCTGAAGAAACTACAACTGGAGTTCACAGACTTTACGAAAGAGTAAAAGCCGGAACTTTACCAATGCCTGCAATCAACATTAATGACTCTGTTACTAAATCTAAATTTGATAACAAATACGGTTGTAAAGAATCTGCTGTAGATGCTGTACGTCGTGCAACTGACTTAATGTTAGCTGGAAAAAGAGTAATCGTTTGTGGATACGGTGATGTTGGAAAAGGAACTGCTGCTTCTTTTAGAGGTGCAGGATCTATTGTAACTGTTACTGAAATTGATCCAATTTGTGCTTTACAAGCTGCAATGGACGGTTATGAAGTTAAAAAATTAAACACTGTAATTGCTACTGCTGATATCATCATTACAACTACAGGAAATAAAGATATCGTTCTTGGAGAGCACTTCGAGCAAATGAAAGACAAAACTGTTGTTTGTAACATTGGTCACTTTGATAACGAAATTGATATGGCTTGGCTGAACAAAAACCACGGTGCATCTAAAATCGAAATTAAACCTCAGGTTGACAAATATACTATCGCTGGAAAAGATATCATCATTCTTGCTGAAGGTCGTTTAGTAAACCTTGGTTGTGCTACAGGTCACCCAAGTTTTGTAATGAGTAACTCATTCACTAACCAAACTTTGGCACAAATCGAATTATGGAAAAACAGTGCTGCTTACAACAATGACGTTTATATGTTACCAAAACATTTAGATGAAAAAGTTGCTGCTTTGCACCTTGCTAAATTAGGAGTTGAATTGGAAACTTTACGTGACGATCAGGCTGCCTATATTGGTGTTCCGGTTGAAGGTCCTTTCAAACCAGAGTACTACAGATACTAG
- a CDS encoding 4'-phosphopantetheinyl transferase family protein: MPLFQTIQFNETTKILIWHITESFEELLSKVVLKEKTQQRLNGMKSQMHQRAFLSVRMLIQEMGFTDHEMHYDEFGKPYFNCHNHISITHSHDFAAIIISDETVGIDMELQREKILRIADKFVDTETSYLNTQNKVDYIKELTVIWGAKEAIFKIRNEKGISFKDHIRVHAFSLNKNLTEASLHFNDLVVDFDVHYKEIKSSTSGQDFTLVYAFEK, encoded by the coding sequence ATGCCTTTATTTCAAACCATACAATTCAACGAAACTACCAAAATCTTAATTTGGCACATAACAGAATCTTTTGAGGAGTTATTGAGTAAGGTAGTCTTAAAAGAAAAAACGCAGCAAAGACTCAACGGAATGAAGTCGCAAATGCACCAGCGTGCTTTTTTGAGCGTTCGTATGCTAATACAGGAAATGGGTTTTACAGATCATGAAATGCATTATGACGAATTTGGAAAACCTTACTTTAATTGTCATAATCATATCTCGATTACACATTCGCACGATTTTGCAGCGATTATAATCAGTGATGAAACCGTAGGAATCGACATGGAATTGCAACGCGAAAAAATCCTTCGCATTGCCGATAAATTTGTAGATACAGAAACCAGTTACTTAAACACTCAAAATAAGGTAGATTATATCAAGGAACTTACCGTAATCTGGGGCGCAAAAGAGGCGATATTTAAAATCAGAAACGAAAAAGGAATCAGTTTTAAAGATCATATCAGGGTACATGCTTTTTCATTAAACAAAAATCTAACAGAAGCCAGTTTGCATTTTAATGATCTCGTTGTAGATTTTGATGTACATTATAAAGAGATCAAGTCAAGTACTTCAGGGCAGGATTTTACTTTGGTGTACGCTTTTGAGAAATAA
- a CDS encoding group III truncated hemoglobin, which yields MRKPIENRADISYLVHQFYAKIRADEEIGFYFNMMIKDWDTHLEKLTDFWETNLFAVKKYKGNPHVAHNEVDEHFNEKITSNEFGIWLNYWFQTLDEHFEGENVETLKRRARKMSTFLYMSMFKHRQKESEVPPES from the coding sequence ATGAGAAAACCAATAGAAAACAGAGCTGATATCTCGTATTTAGTACATCAGTTTTATGCTAAAATAAGAGCCGATGAAGAGATCGGCTTTTATTTTAATATGATGATTAAAGATTGGGACACACATCTGGAAAAACTGACTGATTTTTGGGAAACGAATCTGTTTGCCGTAAAAAAATACAAAGGAAATCCGCATGTAGCGCATAATGAAGTAGACGAGCATTTTAATGAAAAAATCACGTCGAATGAATTTGGCATCTGGCTAAACTATTGGTTTCAGACTTTAGACGAACATTTTGAGGGCGAAAATGTAGAAACATTAAAAAGACGTGCCCGTAAAATGAGTACTTTTTTATACATGAGTATGTTTAAGCACAGACAAAAAGAAAGTGAAGTTCCTCCAGAATCGTAA
- a CDS encoding Crp/Fnr family transcriptional regulator: MIAIDLLEKYGALKKSFDKNEIIFEDGHLPTHYYQIISGEVKMSNYNDDGREFIQGIFYKGHSFGEPPLFLNQNYPANAIAVEDAEVLVLPKNSFMKLLEENATVSIKIIENLAQRLYYKSVMAAEMSTQEPEHRVLKLIDHGIAYFNFTKDENGYLINFTRQQIGDLTGLRVETVIRTIKALEKKGVLKIINRKVYR; encoded by the coding sequence ATGATTGCAATTGATCTGTTGGAAAAATATGGCGCCCTGAAAAAATCTTTCGATAAAAACGAAATTATTTTTGAAGATGGTCATCTCCCTACGCATTATTATCAGATCATTTCCGGTGAGGTAAAAATGAGTAATTACAATGATGATGGCCGCGAATTTATTCAGGGAATTTTTTATAAAGGTCACTCTTTTGGTGAACCGCCTTTATTTTTAAACCAAAATTATCCTGCCAATGCAATTGCTGTTGAAGATGCAGAAGTTCTTGTGCTGCCTAAAAACAGTTTTATGAAATTGCTGGAAGAAAACGCAACTGTAAGTATTAAAATCATCGAGAATTTAGCCCAACGATTGTATTATAAATCGGTTATGGCGGCAGAAATGTCTACGCAGGAACCTGAACACCGTGTCCTTAAATTAATCGATCACGGAATCGCTTATTTTAATTTCACAAAAGACGAAAACGGTTACCTCATCAATTTTACCAGACAACAAATAGGAGACTTAACCGGTTTGCGTGTCGAAACCGTAATTAGAACCATTAAAGCTCTTGAAAAAAAGGGCGTTCTAAAGATTATAAACAGAAAAGTATACCGATAA
- a CDS encoding geranylgeranylglyceryl/heptaprenylglyceryl phosphate synthase produces the protein MRQKIPNIRQQILEAKSNGQKLLAILLDPDKIVWENLDHLLLKINQSPATHIFVGGSIVESTILEDLIAVLKQKTNLPVVIFPGNPSQISPQADAILFLSLLSGRNPDYLIEYQVQAAPILKKTNLEVIATGYILIESGNETAVARVSKTKPLNRENLDLVLATAQAGEMLGNQLIYLEAGSGAKQPVPLEMIQLIAQNINIPIIVGGGIVDLHGIQNAYNAGADLVVIGTAFENDSHFFES, from the coding sequence ATGAGACAAAAAATACCCAATATACGCCAGCAAATTCTGGAAGCTAAAAGTAACGGACAAAAATTACTCGCTATACTTTTAGATCCTGATAAAATTGTTTGGGAAAATTTAGATCATTTGTTGCTTAAAATCAATCAATCGCCTGCAACGCATATTTTTGTGGGAGGAAGCATTGTAGAATCTACAATTTTAGAAGATTTAATTGCAGTATTAAAACAAAAAACAAATTTGCCCGTTGTCATATTTCCGGGTAATCCGTCGCAAATTTCGCCTCAGGCCGATGCTATTTTGTTCTTGTCTTTATTGTCCGGACGAAATCCTGATTATTTGATAGAATATCAGGTTCAGGCCGCTCCAATACTTAAAAAAACAAATCTTGAAGTTATTGCTACAGGTTATATTTTGATCGAAAGCGGTAATGAAACGGCCGTAGCACGAGTAAGCAAAACAAAGCCATTAAACAGAGAAAATTTAGATCTGGTTCTGGCCACTGCACAGGCTGGAGAAATGTTAGGCAATCAATTAATCTATCTCGAGGCAGGAAGCGGAGCAAAGCAGCCCGTTCCGCTGGAAATGATACAGTTAATTGCTCAAAATATTAATATTCCTATTATTGTTGGAGGAGGAATTGTAGATTTGCACGGAATTCAAAATGCCTATAATGCCGGTGCAGATTTGGTCGTTATAGGAACTGCTTTCGAAAACGACAGTCATTTTTTTGAATCATAA
- the pnuC gene encoding nicotinamide riboside transporter PnuC has product MIDFFLESYKNAPLWHIVLEFLVFVCGILSVWFAKKENIWVYPTGLVATVISVYLLYVAGYIGDMIINGYFSIMSIYGWYVWGKGGITEDNLPITRTNVNEKIIGVILFFVTVFVVFGIYKYFDYEIHKDNYVDMISSGIFFAGMWYMARKKIENWTLWIIGDIIVVPLYAYRGLGMLSLQYLIFTILAISAYLEWRKILDSKKQLS; this is encoded by the coding sequence ATGATAGATTTTTTTCTTGAAAGTTACAAAAACGCTCCGCTTTGGCATATTGTCCTGGAATTTTTGGTTTTTGTTTGTGGTATTTTAAGTGTTTGGTTTGCGAAGAAAGAAAATATCTGGGTGTATCCAACTGGTTTAGTCGCTACGGTGATTTCAGTGTATCTGCTATACGTTGCAGGTTATATTGGCGATATGATTATCAATGGGTATTTCTCTATAATGAGTATTTACGGTTGGTACGTTTGGGGAAAAGGCGGAATCACAGAAGATAATTTGCCTATTACGAGAACAAATGTTAATGAAAAAATAATTGGAGTTATACTGTTTTTTGTAACTGTTTTTGTAGTTTTCGGAATTTATAAATATTTCGATTATGAAATTCATAAAGACAATTATGTCGACATGATTTCGTCTGGAATATTTTTTGCAGGAATGTGGTACATGGCCAGGAAAAAGATCGAAAACTGGACACTTTGGATCATTGGCGACATTATTGTAGTGCCTCTTTATGCCTATCGCGGTTTAGGGATGTTGTCGCTACAATATTTAATTTTTACAATTTTGGCTATTTCAGCTTATTTAGAATGGAGAAAAATCTTAGACAGCAAAAAACAGCTATCATAA